A region from the Pseudonocardia petroleophila genome encodes:
- a CDS encoding LLM class flavin-dependent oxidoreductase: MRFGIFLPPHHVPVGQNPTYSLQRDVELVQLLDRMGFDEAWFGEHHSCGVEPIGDPLMFIAHVAQVTKHIKLGAGVLSLPYHNPFLVADRLILLDHLTRGRAMMGVGPGALATDAIMLGLDPAEARKALETDVDVLMHLLRSDEPISIDTGRYKLVEARLQLDAYSDPHPEIATAAIVSPSGPRLVGKHGLGMISIGATMSQEGFDALGMHWSVVEERAKEFGQDVSRDGWRLVGPMHIADTKDQAIRDVAHGIDAWFDYLQHTAAAPQLGVLGENTRERIDFVIESGMGIIGTPADAIQQIERLEEQSQGGFGAYLMFAHNWAPWEETQHHYHLFANEVMPVFKRTTKRLLANEAWTRSVRDPLAAKQWEAINAFTAQHKAEQEARNAGSMT, translated from the coding sequence ATGCGCTTCGGCATCTTCCTGCCCCCGCACCACGTCCCCGTCGGCCAGAACCCGACCTATTCCCTGCAGCGCGACGTCGAGCTCGTGCAACTGCTCGACCGCATGGGCTTCGACGAGGCCTGGTTCGGCGAGCACCACTCCTGCGGCGTCGAGCCGATCGGCGACCCGCTGATGTTCATCGCGCACGTCGCCCAGGTCACGAAGCACATCAAGCTCGGCGCGGGCGTCCTGTCGCTGCCGTACCACAACCCGTTCCTGGTGGCCGACCGCCTGATCCTGCTCGACCACCTCACCCGCGGCCGCGCCATGATGGGCGTCGGCCCTGGCGCGCTGGCCACCGACGCGATCATGCTCGGCCTCGACCCCGCGGAGGCCCGCAAGGCGCTGGAGACCGACGTCGACGTCCTCATGCACCTGCTGCGCAGCGACGAGCCGATCTCCATCGACACCGGCCGCTACAAGCTCGTCGAGGCCCGGCTGCAGTTGGACGCCTACTCCGACCCGCACCCGGAGATCGCCACCGCCGCGATCGTCTCGCCGTCCGGGCCGCGCCTGGTCGGCAAGCACGGCCTCGGGATGATCTCCATCGGTGCCACCATGAGCCAGGAGGGCTTCGACGCCCTCGGCATGCACTGGTCGGTCGTCGAGGAGCGGGCGAAGGAGTTCGGCCAGGACGTCAGCCGCGACGGCTGGCGGCTCGTCGGTCCGATGCACATCGCCGACACCAAGGACCAGGCGATCAGGGACGTCGCCCACGGCATCGACGCCTGGTTCGACTACCTCCAGCACACCGCCGCCGCACCCCAGCTCGGCGTGCTGGGCGAGAACACCCGGGAGCGCATCGACTTCGTCATCGAGTCGGGCATGGGCATCATCGGCACCCCCGCCGACGCGATCCAGCAGATCGAGCGGCTCGAGGAGCAGAGCCAGGGCGGGTTCGGGGCCTACCTGATGTTCGCGCACAACTGGGCGCCGTGGGAGGAGACCCAGCACCACTACCACCTGTTCGCCAACGAGGTGATGCCCGTGTTCAAGCGGACGACCAAGCGGCTGCTGGCCAACGAGGCGTGGACCCGCAGCGTCCGCGACCCGCTCGCCGCCAAGCAGTGGGAGGCGATCAACGCGTTCACCGCGCAGCACAAGGCGGAGCAGGAGGCCAGGAACGCCGGGTCGATGACGTGA
- a CDS encoding nuclear transport factor 2 family protein — protein MHPLVALMRRFAVDWLGRADPSACAEIMDPGYAILIGGHTLDGRDDAYIPGTLAQLRRFPGLLLSVQDLWTDGERVALRFTEHGPSEADGGQPAAWTGIGLFDWNGTRLTRNVTEEDYHSRRRQLAERASDPVESPAPAPWAAQPEPADPAAERSVREWLAAGDLAPAVLDDGWTGRPTPPLLDVTRVEVGELFSAGPRVAFQAVQHGRYLGGLPGTQGREGREASMSVVGMVGPDGRGRVVRDRVGLRRAVRA, from the coding sequence GTGCATCCCCTGGTCGCACTGATGCGGCGGTTCGCGGTCGACTGGCTCGGCCGGGCCGACCCGTCGGCCTGCGCCGAGATCATGGATCCGGGCTACGCGATCCTCATCGGCGGTCACACCCTCGACGGCCGCGACGACGCCTACATCCCCGGCACCCTGGCCCAGCTGCGGCGCTTCCCCGGGCTGCTGCTCTCGGTGCAGGACCTGTGGACCGACGGGGAGCGCGTCGCGCTGCGCTTCACCGAGCACGGCCCGTCCGAGGCCGACGGCGGGCAGCCCGCGGCCTGGACCGGCATCGGGCTGTTCGACTGGAACGGCACCCGGCTCACGCGCAACGTCACCGAGGAGGACTACCACTCCCGGCGCCGCCAGCTCGCCGAGCGCGCGAGCGACCCGGTCGAGTCGCCGGCCCCCGCACCGTGGGCGGCGCAGCCGGAACCGGCCGACCCGGCGGCGGAGAGGTCGGTCCGCGAGTGGCTGGCCGCGGGCGACCTCGCCCCCGCCGTCCTCGACGACGGCTGGACCGGACGGCCGACCCCGCCGCTGCTCGACGTCACGCGGGTCGAGGTGGGGGAGCTGTTCTCGGCCGGCCCGCGCGTGGCGTTCCAGGCGGTGCAGCACGGCCGGTACCTCGGCGGGCTGCCCGGGACGCAGGGGCGCGAGGGCCGGGAGGCGAGCATGAGCGTCGTGGGCATGGTGGGTCCGGACGGCCGCGGTCGCGTGGTGCGCGACCGGGTCGGCCTGCGCCGGGCGGTGCGCGCGTGA
- a CDS encoding 3-hydroxyacyl-CoA dehydrogenase family protein yields MSGAVGVVGGGTMGIGIAYVFATAGFATTVVEPDAGRRAGLRGDLVERARRGVERGKLTADRAGALDGLLHVVDGVGELASGLDVVVETVPEQAALKAEVLAAVQERVPRLLATNTSALSVDGLAAGLARPEAFLGMHFFNPVWSLPLVEIVRGAATSDAAVATARELSGAIGKESIVVRDVPGFATSRLDNIAAFEAMRMLEEGVAGAEDIDRAAVLAYGHPIGPLRLSDVVGLDVRLDIARHLSTTYGERYAPPAILETLVARGDLGRKTGRGFFDWEV; encoded by the coding sequence GTGAGCGGGGCCGTGGGGGTCGTCGGGGGCGGCACCATGGGCATCGGGATCGCCTACGTGTTCGCCACCGCCGGGTTCGCCACCACCGTCGTCGAGCCCGACGCCGGGCGGCGGGCCGGGCTGCGCGGCGACCTGGTGGAGCGGGCGCGCCGCGGCGTCGAGCGGGGGAAGCTCACGGCCGACCGGGCCGGGGCGCTGGACGGGCTGCTGCACGTCGTCGACGGGGTGGGGGAGCTGGCGAGCGGGCTCGACGTCGTCGTCGAGACGGTGCCGGAGCAGGCCGCGCTCAAGGCCGAGGTGCTGGCGGCGGTCCAGGAGCGCGTGCCGCGGCTGCTCGCGACCAACACCAGCGCCCTGTCCGTCGACGGGCTGGCGGCCGGCCTCGCCCGCCCCGAGGCGTTCCTCGGCATGCACTTCTTCAACCCCGTGTGGTCGCTGCCGCTCGTGGAGATCGTGCGGGGCGCGGCCACGTCCGACGCGGCGGTCGCCACCGCCCGGGAACTGTCGGGCGCGATCGGCAAGGAGTCGATCGTGGTCCGCGACGTGCCCGGCTTCGCGACGAGCCGGCTCGACAACATCGCCGCGTTCGAGGCCATGCGGATGCTCGAGGAGGGCGTCGCCGGCGCGGAGGACATCGACCGCGCCGCCGTGCTGGCCTACGGCCACCCGATCGGACCGCTGCGGCTGTCCGACGTGGTGGGCCTCGACGTCCGCCTGGACATCGCCCGTCACCTCAGCACCACCTACGGCGAGCGCTACGCCCCGCCCGCGATCCTGGAGACACTGGTGGCGCGGGGCGACCTGGGCCGCAAGACCGGGCGCGGGTTCTTCGACTGGGAGGTCTGA
- a CDS encoding acyl-CoA dehydrogenase family protein encodes MAVSSTGDGIVRDALLTETEERRALREAVGKLVGSFGREYFQEVTRAGEKPDALWSEMGRAGFLGVAIPEEHGGGGGGLEDLALVIEETAAQGCPMFMLVISPAIAGSLLVAHGSPAQQAQWLPGIADGTKKVCFAITEPDAGTNTHNITTTAHRADDGGWRLRGQKYWTSGIDEADAVLVVARDADSGRPSLFLIPTDAPGLTWQKIDSALQIPENQYTTFYDDVPVPADGIVGAEGAGLKAMFAGLNPERVTAAAQANGIARYALKRGARYASERTVWSTPIGAHQGISHPLAKAYIEVQLSRLMTQHAAQLADAGAEAGEAANIAKYSAGEAAVAALDHAIQIHGGNGLSHEYGLSDLWFTARMFRTAPVSKEMVLNHVAQHSLGLPKSY; translated from the coding sequence ATGGCTGTGTCGTCAACCGGTGACGGGATCGTGCGCGACGCGCTGCTCACCGAGACCGAGGAACGCCGAGCGCTGCGCGAGGCCGTCGGCAAGCTCGTCGGGAGCTTCGGGCGCGAGTACTTCCAGGAGGTCACGCGCGCCGGTGAGAAGCCCGACGCGCTGTGGTCGGAGATGGGGAGGGCCGGGTTCCTCGGCGTCGCCATCCCCGAGGAGCACGGCGGCGGCGGGGGCGGGCTGGAGGACCTCGCGCTCGTCATCGAGGAGACGGCGGCGCAGGGCTGCCCGATGTTCATGCTGGTGATCTCGCCGGCCATCGCGGGCTCGCTGCTGGTGGCCCACGGGTCCCCGGCGCAGCAGGCGCAGTGGCTGCCCGGCATCGCCGACGGCACGAAGAAGGTCTGCTTCGCGATCACCGAGCCCGACGCGGGCACGAACACCCACAACATCACCACCACCGCGCACCGCGCCGACGACGGTGGCTGGCGGCTGCGGGGCCAGAAGTACTGGACGTCCGGGATCGACGAGGCCGACGCCGTGCTCGTCGTCGCCCGGGACGCCGACAGCGGCAGGCCGTCGCTGTTCCTGATCCCGACCGACGCCCCCGGCCTGACCTGGCAGAAGATCGACTCCGCGCTGCAGATCCCGGAGAACCAGTACACGACGTTCTACGACGACGTGCCCGTCCCCGCCGACGGCATCGTCGGCGCGGAGGGGGCGGGACTCAAGGCGATGTTCGCCGGGCTCAACCCCGAGCGCGTCACGGCGGCGGCGCAGGCCAACGGCATCGCCCGCTACGCGCTCAAGCGCGGGGCGCGCTACGCCAGCGAGCGCACCGTCTGGTCGACGCCGATCGGCGCGCACCAGGGCATCTCCCACCCGCTGGCCAAGGCCTACATCGAGGTGCAGCTCTCCCGCCTGATGACCCAGCACGCCGCGCAGCTCGCCGACGCGGGCGCCGAGGCGGGGGAGGCGGCCAACATCGCCAAGTACTCCGCGGGCGAGGCGGCCGTCGCCGCGCTCGACCACGCCATCCAGATCCACGGCGGCAACGGCCTGTCCCACGAGTACGGGCTGTCCGACCTGTGGTTCACCGCGCGGATGTTCCGCACCGCGCCGGTGAGCAAGGAGATGGTGCTCAACCACGTCGCCCAGCACAGCCTGGGCCTGCCGAAGAGCTACTGA
- a CDS encoding long-chain-fatty-acid--CoA ligase: MTLGALLSSLASDRPAITCNGRTITFAELDARASQVAHALVRDGVRPGDRVAVLTRNRTEWFELLFGAARAGAVLVGLNWRLAPPEIAAIAADAAPALVLAGSAERALLPSGFRVVDLDSDHEAWIAGLPTTPPAVPVAADDVVLQLYSSGTTGLPKGARLTHANLLFTPRMGATAYGMSAASVNLLASPLFHIGGTGYGLTTLGLGGHTILMSEVVPSAIAAAIEEHGVTHAFFVPAVVQMLLDAPPGPDLSSLQVIAYGGAPMTEALLKRAIGVLGCAFLGVYGMTETAGSVTALAPADHDRPELLRSVGRALPWHEVAVFDPVTGDPSPVGEVGEIRVRSGQNTVGYWNRPAETAATLTADGWLCTGDAAYADADGYLFLHDRIKDMIISGGENIYPAEVENAVAGAPGVADVAVIGVPSERWGETVKAVVVPADGATPTAEDVIAYARTRLARYKCPTSVDFVDALPRNASGKILKRTLRAPYWP; the protein is encoded by the coding sequence ATGACGCTCGGCGCCCTCCTCTCCTCACTGGCCTCGGACCGGCCGGCGATCACCTGCAACGGCCGGACGATCACCTTCGCCGAGCTCGACGCCCGTGCCTCGCAGGTCGCGCACGCCCTGGTCCGCGACGGCGTGCGGCCCGGTGACCGCGTCGCGGTGCTGACCCGCAACCGCACCGAGTGGTTCGAGCTGCTGTTCGGGGCGGCGCGGGCCGGGGCGGTGCTGGTCGGGCTGAACTGGCGGCTGGCCCCGCCCGAGATCGCGGCGATCGCCGCCGACGCGGCGCCCGCGCTGGTGCTGGCGGGTTCCGCGGAACGCGCCCTGCTGCCGTCCGGGTTCCGGGTGGTCGACCTCGACTCCGACCACGAGGCCTGGATCGCCGGGCTGCCCACCACCCCGCCCGCCGTGCCGGTCGCCGCCGACGACGTCGTGCTGCAGCTCTACAGCTCCGGCACCACCGGCCTGCCCAAGGGCGCCCGGCTCACCCACGCCAACCTGCTGTTCACCCCGCGGATGGGGGCGACGGCGTACGGGATGTCGGCGGCGAGCGTGAACCTGCTGGCCTCGCCGCTGTTCCACATCGGCGGCACCGGCTACGGGCTCACCACGCTGGGGCTCGGCGGCCACACGATCCTGATGTCGGAGGTCGTGCCGTCCGCGATCGCCGCCGCGATCGAGGAGCACGGCGTCACGCACGCGTTCTTCGTGCCCGCGGTGGTGCAGATGCTGCTCGATGCGCCTCCCGGGCCCGACCTGTCGTCGCTGCAGGTCATCGCCTACGGCGGCGCGCCGATGACCGAGGCCCTGCTGAAACGGGCGATCGGGGTGCTCGGGTGCGCGTTCCTCGGCGTCTACGGGATGACGGAGACGGCGGGCAGCGTCACCGCGCTGGCGCCCGCCGACCACGACCGCCCCGAGCTGCTGCGGTCCGTCGGCCGGGCCCTGCCGTGGCACGAGGTGGCGGTGTTCGACCCGGTCACCGGGGACCCGTCGCCCGTGGGGGAGGTGGGGGAGATCCGGGTGCGGTCGGGGCAGAACACCGTCGGCTACTGGAACCGCCCGGCCGAGACCGCCGCCACCCTGACCGCCGACGGCTGGCTGTGCACCGGCGACGCCGCCTACGCCGACGCCGACGGCTACCTGTTCCTGCACGACCGGATCAAGGACATGATCATCTCGGGCGGGGAGAACATCTACCCCGCCGAGGTGGAGAACGCGGTCGCCGGCGCGCCCGGCGTGGCCGACGTCGCCGTGATCGGGGTGCCGAGCGAGCGGTGGGGGGAGACGGTGAAGGCGGTGGTCGTCCCCGCCGACGGCGCCACCCCGACGGCGGAGGACGTCATCGCCTACGCCCGCACCCGGCTGGCCCGCTACAAGTGCCCCACCAGCGTCGACTTCGTCGACGCCCTGCCCCGCAACGCCAGCGGCAAGATCCTCAAGAGGACCCTGCGCGCCCCCTACTGGCCCTGA
- a CDS encoding TetR/AcrR family transcriptional regulator, translated as MTSGIGRRRAAARDEGGAAYRERRTEIVAAAAAMFKRNGYRGTKLADVAEAMGLDRASLYYYVGSKEELFQDVVGGAVEANADAAERILAGPGTAPEKLRALIVGLMVSYAEAYPFLYVYIQENLGPGTRDRSAWAREMARHNKRYENAVVAMVQAGVDEGSLAVGTQPWVVAFGVIGMVAWSNRWFDPNESTVSAAEIGSAYADTLLNGLITRG; from the coding sequence ATGACCAGCGGCATCGGCAGGCGGCGCGCGGCGGCCCGGGACGAGGGCGGCGCCGCCTACCGGGAGCGCCGGACGGAGATCGTCGCGGCGGCGGCGGCGATGTTCAAGCGCAACGGGTACCGCGGCACCAAGCTCGCCGACGTGGCCGAGGCGATGGGGCTGGACCGGGCCTCCCTCTACTACTACGTCGGCAGCAAGGAGGAGCTCTTCCAGGACGTCGTGGGCGGCGCGGTGGAGGCCAACGCCGACGCCGCGGAACGCATCCTCGCCGGTCCGGGGACGGCGCCGGAGAAGCTGCGGGCCCTGATCGTCGGCCTGATGGTCAGCTACGCGGAGGCCTATCCCTTCCTCTACGTCTACATCCAGGAGAACCTCGGGCCCGGCACCCGCGACCGGTCGGCGTGGGCGCGGGAGATGGCGCGGCACAACAAGCGCTACGAGAACGCCGTGGTCGCGATGGTGCAGGCGGGCGTCGACGAGGGGAGCCTCGCCGTCGGCACGCAGCCGTGGGTGGTGGCGTTCGGGGTGATCGGGATGGTCGCCTGGTCCAACCGCTGGTTCGACCCCAACGAGAGCACCGTGTCCGCCGCCGAGATCGGCTCCGCCTACGCCGACACGCTGCTCAACGGCCTGATCACGCGCGGGTAG
- a CDS encoding dienelactone hydrolase family protein: MPATTIPGATTVSSLEAHLAVPAGEGPWPGVVVVHEAFGLNDDTRRQADRLAAAGYLAVAPNLFGAGGVRCLRATFSAMLAGEGPAFGDIEATRTWLAGHVDCTGRVGIIGFCLGGGFALGAASRGFDAAAPNYGRLPRNAREILVGACPIVASYGGSDPTLRGAAGKLESLLTELDVVHDVREYPGAGHSFLSTVEGPAASLMKVVGLGPHQPSADEAWARILAWFDTHLRRPAS; encoded by the coding sequence GTGCCCGCCACGACGATCCCCGGTGCCACCACGGTCAGCTCCCTGGAGGCCCACCTCGCCGTCCCGGCGGGCGAGGGCCCGTGGCCCGGCGTGGTCGTGGTCCACGAGGCGTTCGGCCTCAACGACGACACCCGCCGCCAGGCCGACCGGCTCGCCGCGGCCGGCTACCTCGCCGTGGCGCCGAACCTGTTCGGGGCGGGCGGGGTGCGCTGCCTGCGCGCCACCTTCTCGGCGATGCTCGCGGGCGAGGGCCCGGCGTTCGGCGACATCGAGGCCACCCGCACCTGGCTGGCCGGGCACGTCGACTGCACGGGCCGCGTCGGGATCATCGGGTTCTGCCTCGGCGGCGGGTTCGCGCTGGGCGCGGCCTCGCGCGGGTTCGACGCCGCCGCCCCCAACTACGGGCGCCTGCCCCGCAACGCCCGGGAGATCCTGGTCGGCGCGTGCCCGATCGTCGCCAGCTACGGCGGGTCCGACCCCACGCTCCGCGGGGCGGCCGGGAAGCTGGAGTCGCTGCTCACCGAGCTCGACGTCGTCCACGACGTGCGGGAGTACCCCGGCGCGGGGCACTCGTTCCTCAGCACGGTCGAGGGTCCGGCCGCGTCGCTGATGAAGGTGGTCGGCCTGGGGCCGCACCAGCCGTCGGCCGACGAGGCCTGGGCCCGGATCCTCGCCTGGTTCGACACGCACCTGCGGCGACCCGCGTCCTGA
- a CDS encoding MFS transporter codes for MSDRSAAPVEAPHRLPVRTLVAASVGNAIEWYDWTIYATFSIYFATQIFDPADPALALIGALATYALAFFFRPLGGLLLGRFADLRGRRTAMLVTILLMAGGSFVIGVLPTYDAVGWLAPILLLLARIAQGMSLGGEVSNASAYLAEIAPPERRGRYSSFFYISTGTAVLLASLLGALLTSVLTEDQLAAYGWRIPFIIGGVLGLIGLWLRRAMPETDQFEENKEKAQALRHPLRTTLREHPRAVAQLVGFTLLSTLCYYTFFSALTPYAVQEGADAGDVFVALSIATALFVALQYPMGVLADRVGRRPQLLVWSAATALLIVPLSTLIGPGLGNLLVVFCVGLALYTAMTSIAPAVMSELFPTELRGLGIGAWYNLTVAVFGGTAPLIITSLRQAGYADLFFVYVAVGAVISFVTVLRMRETRGEVLR; via the coding sequence GTGTCCGATCGTTCCGCCGCGCCCGTCGAGGCGCCGCACCGCCTTCCCGTCCGGACGCTCGTCGCGGCGTCGGTCGGCAACGCCATCGAGTGGTACGACTGGACGATCTACGCGACGTTCAGCATCTACTTCGCGACGCAGATCTTCGACCCGGCGGACCCGGCGCTGGCCCTGATCGGGGCGCTGGCGACCTACGCTCTGGCGTTCTTCTTCCGCCCGCTCGGCGGCCTGCTGCTGGGTCGCTTCGCCGACCTGCGCGGCCGGCGCACCGCGATGCTCGTGACGATCCTGCTGATGGCGGGCGGCTCGTTCGTCATCGGCGTCCTGCCGACCTACGACGCCGTGGGCTGGCTCGCGCCGATCCTGCTGCTGCTCGCCCGGATCGCGCAGGGCATGTCGCTGGGCGGGGAGGTGTCGAACGCGTCGGCCTACCTCGCCGAGATCGCCCCGCCGGAGCGCCGCGGCCGGTACTCCTCGTTCTTCTACATCTCCACGGGCACCGCGGTGCTGCTCGCGTCGCTGCTCGGGGCCCTGCTGACGTCGGTGCTCACCGAGGACCAGCTCGCCGCCTACGGCTGGCGGATCCCGTTCATCATCGGGGGCGTGCTCGGCCTGATCGGGCTGTGGCTGCGCCGGGCGATGCCCGAGACCGACCAGTTCGAGGAGAACAAGGAGAAGGCGCAGGCGCTGCGCCACCCGCTGCGAACGACGCTGCGCGAGCACCCCCGGGCCGTCGCGCAGCTCGTCGGCTTCACCCTGCTGTCCACGCTCTGCTACTACACCTTCTTCTCCGCGCTCACCCCGTACGCGGTGCAGGAGGGCGCCGACGCCGGCGACGTGTTCGTGGCCCTGTCGATCGCGACGGCGCTGTTCGTGGCGCTGCAGTACCCGATGGGCGTGCTGGCCGACCGGGTCGGGCGCCGCCCGCAGCTGCTGGTCTGGTCGGCGGCCACGGCGCTGCTGATCGTCCCGCTCTCGACGCTGATCGGGCCGGGGCTGGGCAACCTGCTCGTCGTGTTCTGCGTCGGACTCGCCCTCTACACCGCGATGACCTCGATCGCGCCCGCCGTGATGAGCGAGCTGTTCCCCACGGAGCTGCGCGGCCTGGGCATCGGGGCCTGGTACAACCTGACGGTCGCGGTCTTCGGCGGCACCGCGCCGCTGATCATCACCTCGCTGCGGCAGGCCGGGTACGCGGACCTGTTCTTCGTCTACGTCGCCGTGGGCGCGGTGATCTCGTTCGTCACCGTGCTGCGGATGCGGGAGACGCGCGGGGAGGTTCTGCGGTAG
- a CDS encoding ferric reductase-like transmembrane domain-containing protein encodes MTDGPYPASTVRAAWIAALGTVLVAPVVIRLLTAPPAPLWTQLSTTTGLLALSAIVCAAVLPSRVRSLTRAFGIEGILEVHRTLGGLAAGLVLLHLACVVAADPVNVTLLTPTRATSASVAATVATVALALVVVLAVTRDRTRHLPYELWRWTHLGLAGVAVLGSALHVWYLQQLVTDAAMSAVLALLCVALLAVLLHRWLLRAVFDPSSEFVVREVRPEAPTISTLVLDRRRARHGAGDDADWTFAPGQFAWLRLARSPRAEEHPFTIASSAHDPDSVEFTIRHAGSFTAAVADLRPGQQVWVDGPHGAFTVDDSRSATGVVMIAGGVGVTPMMSMLRTAADRGDARRFHLVLVVASRDDVLFRDELALLADHLYLEVSEVLRGPHRNATAPLTTALAGIPDPRSLDWFVCGSPTLVATAFHALGLLGVPPDHVRTEQFDMA; translated from the coding sequence ATGACAGACGGCCCCTATCCCGCGAGCACCGTGCGGGCCGCGTGGATCGCGGCCCTGGGCACGGTTCTCGTGGCCCCGGTGGTGATCCGCCTGCTCACGGCCCCGCCCGCTCCACTGTGGACCCAGCTCTCGACGACGACGGGCCTGCTCGCGCTCTCGGCGATCGTGTGCGCGGCGGTGCTGCCCTCACGCGTCCGCTCGCTCACCCGGGCGTTCGGGATCGAGGGGATCCTCGAGGTCCACCGCACCCTGGGCGGCCTGGCCGCGGGGCTGGTCCTGCTGCACCTGGCCTGCGTCGTCGCCGCCGACCCGGTCAACGTCACCCTGCTGACGCCCACCCGCGCCACGTCGGCGTCGGTCGCCGCGACCGTCGCCACGGTCGCGCTCGCCCTCGTCGTGGTGCTGGCCGTCACGCGCGACCGCACCCGGCACCTGCCCTACGAGCTGTGGCGCTGGACGCACCTCGGGCTCGCCGGGGTCGCGGTCCTCGGCTCGGCGCTGCACGTCTGGTACCTCCAGCAGCTCGTCACCGACGCCGCGATGAGCGCCGTGCTGGCGCTGCTGTGCGTCGCGCTGCTGGCGGTCCTGCTGCACCGCTGGCTGCTGCGTGCGGTGTTCGACCCGTCGTCGGAGTTCGTGGTGCGCGAGGTCCGGCCCGAGGCGCCGACGATCAGCACGCTCGTGCTCGACCGCCGCCGCGCCCGCCACGGCGCGGGGGACGACGCCGACTGGACCTTCGCCCCCGGCCAGTTCGCCTGGCTGCGCCTGGCCCGCTCCCCGCGCGCCGAGGAGCACCCGTTCACCATCGCGTCCTCGGCGCACGACCCCGACTCCGTCGAGTTCACGATCCGGCACGCCGGCTCGTTCACCGCGGCCGTCGCGGACCTGCGGCCCGGCCAGCAGGTCTGGGTCGACGGCCCGCACGGCGCGTTCACCGTCGACGACTCCCGCTCGGCCACCGGCGTCGTCATGATCGCGGGCGGCGTGGGCGTGACGCCGATGATGAGCATGCTGCGCACCGCGGCCGACCGGGGCGACGCCCGGCGGTTCCACCTCGTGCTGGTCGTGGCCAGCCGCGACGACGTGCTGTTCCGCGACGAGCTGGCGCTGCTCGCCGACCACCTCTACCTCGAGGTCAGCGAGGTGCTGCGCGGTCCCCACCGCAACGCCACCGCCCCGCTGACCACCGCTCTCGCGGGCATCCCCGACCCGCGCTCGCTCGACTGGTTCGTCTGCGGCTCGCCGACCCTGGTGGCGACCGCGTTCCACGCACTCGGGCTCCTCGGTGTTCCCCCGGACCACGTCCGCACCGAGCAGTTCGACATGGCCTGA
- a CDS encoding DUF4142 domain-containing protein — translation MLRRVPRALRTAVIVAVLLAISASIAQSWASGTPGTAGYTQTEWGPLGPADRDLLVKVRLAGLWEAPTGQQAEQQASRAEVQTVGTNIHHEHVELDQLVMKTADQLGVLVPSRPTAEQLSWMNEMSALTGTDYDRVFVQRLRAAHGTVLPVIAAVRVSTRNELVRQFAAQADEYVTRHIGYLESTGLVDYSALPEAPSPGLLGSGRGPADLIVPALVVLAAVLAAIALFTAMRRRPGPVGVPVRGPAPDATARAIAAIAAPAPPPHSRYPESHITGSYPRIPGPRVSQTGPHPRVSDTGPHPQVSDTGSHSRAAPTGPRHSVKR, via the coding sequence ATGCTCCGCCGTGTTCCCCGCGCCCTGCGCACGGCCGTGATCGTCGCGGTGCTGCTCGCGATCAGCGCCTCGATCGCCCAGTCCTGGGCGTCCGGCACCCCCGGCACCGCCGGCTACACCCAGACCGAGTGGGGCCCGCTCGGTCCCGCCGACCGCGACCTGCTCGTCAAGGTCCGCCTCGCCGGTCTCTGGGAGGCCCCCACCGGCCAGCAGGCCGAGCAGCAGGCCAGCCGCGCCGAGGTGCAGACCGTCGGCACGAACATCCACCACGAGCACGTCGAGCTCGACCAGCTCGTGATGAAGACCGCCGACCAGCTCGGCGTGCTCGTGCCGAGCCGGCCCACGGCCGAGCAGCTGAGCTGGATGAACGAGATGTCCGCGCTCACCGGCACCGACTACGACCGGGTGTTCGTGCAGCGCCTGCGCGCCGCGCACGGCACCGTGCTGCCGGTCATCGCCGCGGTCCGGGTCAGCACCCGCAACGAGCTGGTCCGCCAGTTCGCCGCGCAGGCCGACGAGTACGTGACGCGGCACATCGGCTACCTGGAGAGCACCGGGCTCGTCGACTACTCGGCGCTGCCCGAGGCGCCGTCGCCCGGCCTGCTCGGCTCCGGCCGCGGACCGGCCGACCTGATCGTGCCCGCGCTCGTCGTCCTGGCCGCGGTGCTCGCCGCGATCGCGCTGTTCACCGCGATGCGGCGCAGGCCGGGCCCGGTCGGCGTCCCGGTCCGGGGTCCCGCCCCGGACGCGACGGCCCGCGCCATCGCGGCCATCGCCGCGCCCGCCCCGCCACCGCACTCGCGCTACCCCGAGTCCCACATCACCGGGTCCTACCCCCGGATCCCCGGTCCCCGCGTGTCGCAGACCGGCCCGCACCCCCGGGTGTCCGACACCGGCCCGCACCCGCAGGTGTCCGACACCGGATCGCACTCCCGTGCCGCACCGACCGGTCCGCGCCACTCCGTGAAGCGCTGA